The following coding sequences lie in one Enterococcus sp. 9E7_DIV0242 genomic window:
- a CDS encoding PTS glucitol/sorbitol transporter subunit IIA, which translates to MKATVTEIGEHALDGKEPMIILFGERATESLKEYSVIQKFEGSGELNIKTGDQLKIDDRVYQVEHVGSFANANLNSISHVTLVFSEVPEEDAVVNGIYLSPATVPVVKVGSVIEYIS; encoded by the coding sequence ATGAAAGCAACTGTTACTGAAATTGGCGAACACGCTCTTGATGGAAAAGAGCCGATGATTATTCTTTTTGGTGAACGGGCAACGGAGAGTCTGAAAGAGTATTCGGTCATTCAAAAATTTGAAGGATCAGGAGAACTAAATATAAAAACAGGGGATCAATTGAAGATCGATGATAGGGTTTATCAAGTAGAACATGTGGGATCTTTTGCCAATGCTAATTTAAACAGTATCTCTCACGTTACATTGGTCTTTTCAGAAGTGCCTGAAGAAGATGCTGTAGTGAATGGCATTTATTTATCGCCAGCGACTGTACCGGTAGTCAAGGTGGGCTCTGTTATTGAATATATAAGTTAA
- a CDS encoding type 1 glutamine amidotransferase — protein MSKELRVCHLYGNLLNTYGDNGNLLMLKYLAEQNGITFHSEIVSIYEPFDPTKYDLVFFGGGQDFEQLIVSQDIQSKKEALTQFIEDDGVILAICGGFQLLGHYYIGADGQKIKGISALDHYTLSQENSRYIGDIVIHNEEFNETYYGFENHNGRTFLGEGERPLGKVLEGKGNNAEDGSEGVIYKNVFGSYFHGPILSRNENLGMRLINTALERKYGEKMQTECV, from the coding sequence GTGTCTAAAGAATTACGTGTTTGCCACCTTTATGGAAATCTATTGAATACTTACGGTGATAATGGAAACCTGCTGATGCTGAAGTATCTAGCTGAGCAAAACGGGATTACTTTCCATTCTGAAATCGTCAGCATTTATGAGCCTTTTGATCCAACTAAATATGATTTGGTATTTTTCGGTGGCGGTCAGGATTTCGAGCAGCTGATTGTTTCTCAGGATATCCAATCAAAAAAAGAGGCGCTTACCCAGTTTATCGAAGATGATGGCGTTATTTTAGCCATTTGCGGTGGATTTCAGTTGCTAGGGCACTATTATATTGGTGCGGATGGGCAAAAAATCAAAGGGATCAGCGCATTGGATCACTACACACTTAGTCAGGAAAATAGCCGCTATATTGGCGATATTGTTATTCATAATGAAGAATTCAATGAAACCTACTACGGCTTTGAAAACCACAACGGCCGCACATTCCTTGGCGAAGGAGAACGACCACTTGGTAAAGTTCTCGAAGGAAAAGGGAATAACGCTGAAGACGGCTCTGAAGGAGTCATCTATAAAAATGTTTTCGGCTCTTATTTCCACGGACCGATCCTATCCAGAAACGAAAACCTTGGCATGCGCCTGATCAACACCGCATTAGAAAGAAAATACGGAGAAAAAATGCAGACCGAATGCGTTTAA
- the murA gene encoding UDP-N-acetylglucosamine 1-carboxyvinyltransferase → MEQIIVHGGNQLKGTVKIEGAKNAVLPILAATLLAEEGTTVLKNVPILSDVFTMNQVIKHLNVDVDFNQEDNTVVIDATKPLGIEANYEYVSQMRASIVVMGPLLARNGHAKVAMPGGCAIGKRPIDLHLKGFQALGAEIIQKNGYIEAIAKELKGSKIYLDFPSVGATQNIMMAAVRAKGTTIIENVAREPEIVDLANVLNKMGAHVYGAGTEMMRIEGVDKLHAVEHSVVQDRIEAGTFMVAAAMTEGNVLIEEAIIEHNRPLVSKLTEMGAIVREEEAGIRVIGPKEIKPTDIKTLPHPGFPTDMQAQVTALQVLANGSSVVTETVFENRFQHLEEMMHMNADVQIDGNVAIINGGKSLQGAAVNATDLRAAAALILLGLRAEGVTRVSHLEYLDRGYYEFHKKLQALGANVERVNDSAVEEKQASAVH, encoded by the coding sequence ATGGAACAGATTATTGTTCATGGCGGTAACCAATTAAAAGGAACTGTAAAAATTGAAGGTGCCAAAAATGCTGTGTTACCAATTTTAGCAGCGACACTTTTAGCAGAAGAAGGAACAACCGTTTTAAAAAATGTACCGATTCTTTCGGATGTTTTTACAATGAATCAGGTAATTAAACACTTAAATGTAGATGTTGATTTTAATCAAGAAGACAATACAGTGGTGATCGATGCAACAAAACCACTAGGGATTGAAGCAAATTATGAATATGTCAGCCAAATGAGAGCATCCATCGTTGTAATGGGGCCCTTGTTGGCTCGTAACGGTCATGCAAAGGTTGCTATGCCAGGTGGTTGTGCAATTGGTAAGCGTCCGATCGATCTTCATTTGAAAGGGTTTCAGGCACTAGGTGCTGAAATCATTCAAAAGAATGGTTATATTGAAGCGATTGCTAAAGAATTGAAGGGAAGCAAGATTTATCTTGATTTTCCTAGTGTTGGAGCAACACAGAACATTATGATGGCAGCTGTTCGTGCGAAAGGTACGACAATCATTGAGAATGTGGCTAGAGAGCCTGAAATTGTTGATTTGGCGAATGTGCTGAACAAGATGGGTGCCCATGTCTATGGTGCAGGAACTGAAATGATGCGTATCGAAGGTGTTGATAAGCTGCACGCGGTTGAACATTCTGTTGTTCAAGATCGTATTGAAGCTGGTACATTCATGGTTGCCGCAGCTATGACAGAAGGAAATGTTCTGATTGAAGAAGCAATTATTGAACACAACCGTCCACTGGTATCTAAATTAACAGAGATGGGTGCGATCGTTCGTGAAGAAGAAGCTGGGATTCGTGTGATTGGTCCGAAAGAAATCAAACCAACCGATATCAAAACCTTGCCTCATCCAGGTTTTCCGACAGATATGCAGGCGCAGGTAACTGCACTGCAGGTTTTGGCAAATGGCTCAAGCGTTGTCACAGAAACCGTGTTTGAAAATCGCTTCCAGCATTTGGAAGAAATGATGCATATGAATGCAGATGTTCAAATCGATGGCAATGTTGCAATTATTAATGGTGGAAAGAGCTTACAAGGCGCTGCTGTTAATGCAACAGATTTAAGAGCTGCGGCTGCATTGATTCTGCTTGGTTTACGTGCTGAAGGTGTTACACGTGTTTCACACCTTGAGTATCTGGATCGTGGCTATTATGAGTTCCACAAGAAATTGCAAGCCCTAGGGGCAAATGTGGAACGTGTGAATGACAGTGCTGTTGAAGAAAAGCAAGCTTCGGCAGTTCACTAA
- a CDS encoding Mur ligase family protein, with amino-acid sequence MGVRSHLAILAGKTSQWVLQTFFKGGSSYPGQLALKIDPKILDTLAKDYEIVVVTGTNGKTLTTALTVNILKQEFDHVLTNPTGANMAQGIVSTFLSAKAKKGQKKFAVLEIDEASLSTVTKYVKPKLFLFTNIFRDQMDRYGEIYTTYRMIVEGAAASPEAPIICNGDSPIFNSVETVNPRKYYGFNHESDHEQLAHYNTDGVLCPKCHHILHYKMITYANLGKYYCPNCDFKRPELDVQLTEMTAMDNVSAAFVIDGGAYDIAVGGMYNVYNALAATAVAEHYGVSKEKIKSGLSYDEKVFGRQEVIQIGDKRCTLVLVKNPVGINQVIDMIGLSPYPFSLVSLLNANYADGIDVSWIWDGNHEAFADMDIPAVIAGGDRHKDMALRLKVAGISEDKLSEIENLEEVITAIKNLPTEHVYILATYTAVLQLRKALTTQGYIQGGMNGV; translated from the coding sequence ATGGGCGTTAGAAGTCACCTTGCTATTCTGGCCGGAAAGACCTCACAATGGGTACTGCAAACTTTCTTCAAAGGCGGCAGCAGTTATCCCGGACAGTTGGCATTAAAAATAGACCCTAAAATTTTAGATACATTAGCAAAAGATTATGAGATTGTTGTCGTAACTGGAACAAATGGAAAAACATTGACAACAGCGTTGACAGTAAACATTCTGAAGCAGGAATTCGATCATGTATTAACAAACCCAACAGGTGCAAATATGGCCCAAGGAATTGTTTCTACTTTTCTTTCCGCTAAAGCAAAAAAAGGGCAGAAGAAATTTGCCGTACTTGAGATTGATGAAGCCAGTCTGAGTACAGTTACAAAATATGTAAAACCAAAGCTATTTCTATTTACCAATATTTTTCGAGATCAGATGGATCGCTATGGAGAGATTTACACTACCTATCGAATGATTGTTGAAGGCGCAGCAGCATCACCGGAGGCGCCAATCATCTGTAACGGAGATTCACCCATTTTTAATTCTGTTGAAACAGTAAACCCAAGAAAATATTACGGGTTTAATCATGAGTCAGATCATGAGCAGTTGGCACATTACAACACAGATGGTGTACTTTGTCCGAAATGTCACCATATTTTACACTATAAAATGATTACTTATGCCAATCTGGGTAAGTACTACTGCCCAAATTGTGATTTCAAACGTCCGGAGCTGGATGTTCAGCTGACTGAAATGACAGCTATGGATAATGTCTCTGCTGCATTCGTAATCGATGGTGGAGCATATGATATTGCGGTGGGTGGTATGTACAATGTTTATAATGCCCTTGCCGCGACAGCTGTTGCTGAACATTACGGCGTGTCGAAAGAAAAAATCAAGTCGGGCTTGAGCTACGATGAAAAAGTATTTGGCAGACAGGAAGTTATTCAAATTGGCGATAAACGCTGTACACTTGTACTGGTAAAAAATCCGGTCGGGATAAATCAGGTTATTGATATGATTGGTTTGTCTCCCTACCCGTTTTCTCTCGTTTCCTTACTGAATGCAAATTACGCAGACGGTATTGATGTTAGCTGGATCTGGGACGGAAATCACGAAGCCTTTGCAGATATGGACATCCCAGCAGTTATTGCCGGTGGTGATCGTCATAAAGATATGGCTCTACGCCTGAAGGTTGCTGGTATTTCTGAGGATAAACTGTCAGAAATCGAAAATCTTGAAGAGGTCATTACAGCAATCAAAAATCTGCCTACGGAACATGTCTACATTTTAGCTACATATACAGCTGTTCTACAGTTACGAAAAGCATTAACTACACAAGGCTATATTCAAGGAGGAATGAACGGTGTCTAA
- a CDS encoding VOC family protein, with translation MLGFKLADNASLKTISFRIKDNDKMVDFYKNMVGLTLKSEENGLSIFSANKEKTQALILEEGETFSHAAVHFSVCLPSEVEWLDLVRRFNEHGYPIQRKKTEEGTEKIIVVDPEENEIEFYYQENQLDSPEKAVVDDLQEAEALQKDDGNVFRISLNTLDVQSSKEFYEKVLGLASMDDTTLRLGDQDVVFQLLEKEHLGQRADLGWNFFVVDLDGTEEIEKLMYHLEQKKQDFFIDNKRSILTVFDINGIEWWFTKNRV, from the coding sequence ATGTTGGGGTTTAAATTGGCAGACAACGCTTCTTTGAAGACTATTTCATTTAGAATCAAGGATAATGATAAAATGGTTGATTTTTATAAAAATATGGTTGGTTTAACACTAAAAAGCGAAGAGAACGGGTTGTCCATTTTTAGTGCGAATAAAGAGAAGACTCAGGCGTTGATTTTGGAAGAAGGAGAGACATTCAGTCATGCAGCAGTTCACTTTTCTGTCTGCTTGCCTTCTGAAGTGGAATGGTTGGATCTTGTTAGACGTTTCAATGAGCATGGCTATCCAATTCAAAGGAAAAAAACTGAAGAGGGTACGGAAAAAATAATTGTTGTAGACCCAGAAGAAAACGAGATTGAATTCTATTATCAAGAAAATCAGCTGGATAGTCCGGAGAAGGCGGTTGTCGATGACCTTCAGGAAGCAGAAGCACTTCAAAAAGATGATGGAAATGTTTTTCGAATTAGCCTGAACACGTTGGATGTGCAATCAAGCAAGGAATTTTATGAAAAAGTTTTAGGCTTAGCGAGCATGGATGATACCACGTTGAGATTAGGAGACCAGGATGTTGTTTTTCAATTATTGGAAAAAGAACATTTGGGCCAACGAGCTGATCTCGGTTGGAACTTTTTTGTCGTTGACTTAGATGGAACCGAAGAAATCGAGAAGCTGATGTACCATTTGGAACAAAAGAAACAGGATTTTTTCATTGATAATAAGCGATCTATCTTAACTGTTTTCGATATCAACGGCATCGAATGGTGGTTTACAAAAAACAGAGTTTGA
- a CDS encoding F0F1 ATP synthase subunit epsilon, which yields MEDILTVNVMTPDGLVYDHHAKIVVAKTTDGEIGILPKHAPIIVPLAIDEVRVKRTDADTHVDWIAVNGGIMEVRDNIVSIIADSAERERDIDVSRAERAKLRAEKMIQEAKEKENIDALKRANVALHRAINRINVSKHT from the coding sequence ATGGAAGATATATTAACTGTGAATGTAATGACCCCTGATGGTTTGGTTTATGATCACCATGCCAAAATTGTTGTGGCAAAAACAACAGATGGAGAAATCGGAATCTTGCCGAAGCATGCGCCGATCATTGTTCCGTTAGCAATTGATGAGGTTCGTGTCAAACGAACGGATGCAGATACACATGTGGACTGGATCGCTGTTAATGGCGGAATCATGGAGGTCCGAGATAATATTGTATCAATCATTGCAGATAGTGCTGAGAGAGAACGGGATATCGATGTTTCCAGAGCGGAACGTGCGAAGTTGCGGGCAGAAAAAATGATACAGGAAGCAAAAGAAAAAGAGAATATCGATGCGTTGAAACGGGCGAATGTTGCGTTGCATAGAGCGATCAATCGCATTAACGTATCCAAGCATACATGA
- a CDS encoding DUF1146 family protein has product MQFYGIDAFIRIIAHVLFIYLSFWAIQSVRIDQFFKAHHVSQVRVLLILLSIVIGYTASSFFLEFIALCRNIFLSIFP; this is encoded by the coding sequence ATGCAATTTTATGGAATAGATGCTTTTATTCGGATCATCGCTCATGTGCTGTTTATTTATTTGAGCTTTTGGGCGATTCAGTCAGTTAGGATCGACCAGTTCTTTAAAGCACACCATGTATCACAAGTCCGTGTTTTATTGATCTTATTATCGATTGTTATAGGGTATACTGCAAGCTCATTCTTTTTAGAATTTATTGCTTTATGCCGAAATATTTTTCTATCGATTTTTCCTTAA
- a CDS encoding HAD family hydrolase — protein sequence MKQAVIFDMDGVLVDSEYTFLESKTALLKDAGFEKDISYQYQFMGTTFEFMWTKMKEELGLPLSVDAYIQEMNARREEMIERDGIKEIPHVKEVVKKLSEAGFKLAVASSSPKAEIERAMSALGIKKYFDILVSGEEVAHSKPAPDVFLKAAELLKVSPEDALVFEDTKNGSRAAKAAEMYCIGFENPVYPAQDLTAADEIIHDFREVDVKRLKQLS from the coding sequence ATGAAGCAAGCAGTGATTTTTGATATGGACGGTGTATTAGTCGATTCGGAGTATACTTTTTTAGAGTCGAAAACAGCGCTTTTGAAAGATGCTGGTTTTGAAAAGGATATTAGCTACCAATATCAATTTATGGGAACAACCTTTGAGTTCATGTGGACGAAAATGAAAGAGGAACTGGGACTACCTTTGTCAGTAGATGCGTACATTCAAGAGATGAATGCACGAAGAGAAGAGATGATCGAAAGAGATGGGATAAAAGAAATTCCACATGTTAAAGAAGTTGTAAAAAAACTATCAGAGGCAGGATTTAAACTAGCTGTAGCCTCGTCTTCTCCAAAGGCAGAGATTGAACGGGCGATGAGTGCCTTAGGGATAAAAAAATATTTTGATATTCTTGTCAGTGGGGAGGAAGTCGCTCATTCCAAGCCGGCACCAGATGTTTTTCTAAAGGCAGCTGAGCTTCTGAAGGTATCACCCGAAGATGCATTGGTATTTGAGGATACAAAGAATGGCAGTCGTGCCGCCAAGGCAGCTGAAATGTATTGCATTGGTTTTGAAAACCCAGTCTATCCTGCGCAGGATTTGACAGCGGCTGATGAAATCATCCATGATTTTCGAGAGGTTGATGTGAAGCGATTAAAGCAGCTTTCTTAG
- a CDS encoding AI-2E family transporter: MSQEQQEKKESRLSWFWRWFLNNQVVTALLIVLLVLLILLLFTKVSHLFTPVWQFVGVVGLPIIMSGILYYLLNPIVDYLEKKKVPRVWSIIGLFVVVVALIVWGVVVIVPEIRSQVLSFANNFPKYVDTIDSKMQEILSDPLFGQLREPVEDMGEKLVNSLGEIIKNVSTSTVQGLGSFFGAVASVVVAIFTMPFILFYLLKDGKKLAPFYIKFLPNKMRRPTLSVLSEMNEQVSSYIRGQLTVAFAVAIMFIIGFSVIGLEYSITLGIIAGFLNLIPYLGSFLAMVPAVFLGIVGGPVLLIQVLIVFIIEQTIEGRVVSPLVLGSQLDVHPVTILLVLLTSGKLFGITGVILGIPVYAAVKVVIKNVFEWYKEVSTLYYEEDEQSDIET, encoded by the coding sequence ATGTCTCAAGAGCAACAAGAGAAAAAGGAAAGTAGACTTTCGTGGTTCTGGCGTTGGTTTTTGAACAATCAAGTCGTGACCGCGCTTTTGATCGTATTACTGGTTCTGTTGATTCTTTTGCTTTTTACAAAGGTTTCTCATTTATTTACGCCAGTTTGGCAATTTGTTGGTGTGGTCGGTCTGCCAATCATTATGTCCGGAATTTTGTATTATCTATTAAATCCAATTGTTGACTATTTGGAAAAGAAAAAGGTGCCAAGAGTGTGGAGCATCATCGGATTGTTTGTAGTAGTCGTTGCTCTAATCGTTTGGGGTGTAGTTGTGATTGTTCCCGAAATTCGCAGTCAGGTGTTGAGCTTCGCGAATAACTTTCCTAAGTATGTTGATACGATCGACAGCAAAATGCAGGAGATACTGAGTGACCCATTGTTTGGCCAGCTGAGAGAACCTGTTGAGGATATGGGTGAAAAGCTAGTTAACTCTCTTGGTGAAATCATCAAGAATGTATCAACATCAACCGTACAGGGGCTTGGAAGCTTCTTCGGTGCTGTTGCATCTGTTGTGGTAGCGATCTTTACAATGCCGTTTATCTTGTTCTATTTGTTGAAGGATGGGAAAAAGCTGGCACCGTTTTATATTAAATTTTTACCAAATAAAATGCGTCGTCCAACGCTGAGCGTACTGTCTGAAATGAATGAACAGGTCTCTTCCTATATTCGAGGACAGCTGACTGTAGCCTTTGCGGTTGCTATCATGTTTATCATTGGATTTTCAGTGATTGGTCTGGAATATTCGATTACATTAGGAATTATTGCAGGATTTTTGAATCTAATTCCTTATCTTGGATCGTTTCTTGCGATGGTTCCAGCCGTATTCCTTGGGATTGTTGGTGGTCCTGTCCTGTTGATTCAGGTACTGATTGTTTTCATTATTGAGCAAACGATCGAAGGCCGTGTGGTGTCGCCTTTAGTTTTAGGCAGTCAGCTGGATGTCCATCCTGTCACGATTTTACTAGTGTTATTGACTTCTGGGAAGCTGTTTGGGATCACGGGAGTGATTCTTGGAATTCCAGTGTATGCAGCAGTGAAAGTTGTAATAAAGAATGTATTTGAATGGTACAAAGAGGTTTCTACCCTGTATTACGAGGAAGATGAACAAAGTGATATAGAAACATGA
- a CDS encoding serine hydrolase domain-containing protein gives MYEKTKKRIEQYLAEGVFPSVSFSFIKKGKHETQLKGFAQVVPQNEPLTEKHMFDVASLTKVICTTTVVLQLVEEGQLQLDTPLKEYYPAFQDATITIRHLLTHTGDISTYIENRDALSQKELIHAYHQVEAGNKLGFESKYTDTGTILLGLMLEKVLQKTAVELFEERVLQPLEMTNSCFLPDDPLQTVPTELHPRRGLIRGQTHDPKAFVLAEHAGNAGLFTNLTDLEKFVTMYLNKGVYKDNRFLQEATILSLLEDHSFAKNHARSLGWDLKTDVNGAVYLFHTGYTGTFILMDILSQEAFIFLSNRVHPVDRRAEYIEKRDQLIQLYLEEKIEAAAKHRKWSNEYKFREE, from the coding sequence ATGTATGAAAAAACAAAAAAACGGATTGAGCAGTACTTAGCCGAAGGTGTTTTTCCAAGCGTTTCCTTCTCTTTTATAAAAAAAGGGAAGCATGAGACTCAACTAAAAGGATTTGCACAAGTTGTTCCTCAAAATGAGCCATTGACAGAAAAGCACATGTTTGATGTTGCTTCATTAACGAAGGTGATCTGTACAACGACGGTTGTTCTTCAGTTGGTGGAAGAGGGACAACTACAATTAGATACTCCGCTTAAAGAGTATTATCCCGCATTTCAAGACGCGACGATCACAATCCGTCATTTATTGACACATACAGGAGACATCAGTACCTATATTGAGAATAGAGATGCCCTGTCTCAGAAAGAATTGATCCATGCATATCACCAAGTAGAGGCAGGTAATAAGCTGGGGTTCGAATCAAAATACACGGATACTGGAACGATTCTATTAGGTTTGATGTTGGAAAAAGTATTACAGAAGACAGCTGTTGAGCTATTTGAAGAGCGTGTATTACAGCCTCTTGAAATGACAAATAGCTGTTTTCTGCCGGATGATCCATTACAGACTGTTCCGACAGAGCTGCATCCGCGTAGAGGGCTGATCAGGGGGCAGACACACGATCCAAAAGCCTTTGTATTGGCTGAGCATGCAGGAAATGCCGGATTATTTACCAACTTGACAGATCTTGAGAAATTTGTAACTATGTACTTGAACAAAGGTGTTTATAAGGATAACCGTTTTCTGCAGGAGGCAACAATTCTCTCACTGTTGGAGGATCATTCTTTCGCAAAGAATCATGCCCGCTCTCTTGGCTGGGATTTGAAAACGGACGTTAATGGAGCTGTATATTTGTTTCATACGGGCTATACCGGAACGTTTATTCTGATGGATATTTTGTCACAAGAAGCATTTATTTTTCTATCTAACCGGGTGCATCCTGTAGATAGACGGGCAGAATATATAGAGAAGAGAGACCAGCTCATACAGCTTTATCTTGAGGAAAAGATAGAAGCTGCTGCCAAGCATAGAAAGTGGTCAAATGAATACAAGTTTCGGGAGGAGTAA
- a CDS encoding FMN-dependent NADH-azoreductase: MSKLLVVKAHPLTKEESRSVRALDSFLEGYKETHADDQIDILDVYTESIPEIDEELLSGWNALRAGAEFTSLNTSQQEKISKFNDLTEQFLGSDKVVIANALWNLNVPTRLKAWIDTINVAGKTFKYTEEGPQGMAGDKTVLHIQSNGGVYGGNDFSSQYVKGIFNFIGVNDVQQLFIEGIDYAPERADELMGEALEKAAALGKNF, encoded by the coding sequence ATGTCAAAATTATTAGTTGTTAAAGCACACCCACTTACAAAAGAGGAGTCACGTTCTGTACGCGCTCTGGATTCATTCTTGGAAGGATACAAAGAAACGCATGCAGATGATCAAATCGATATCCTTGATGTTTATACGGAATCAATTCCTGAAATCGACGAAGAATTACTTTCAGGCTGGAATGCGCTACGTGCCGGTGCAGAGTTCACAAGCCTAAATACTTCCCAACAAGAAAAAATCTCAAAATTCAATGATCTTACAGAACAGTTCTTAGGATCAGATAAAGTAGTTATCGCTAATGCACTGTGGAATTTGAATGTACCTACACGCCTTAAAGCTTGGATCGATACAATCAATGTGGCAGGTAAAACATTTAAGTACACAGAAGAAGGCCCTCAAGGTATGGCTGGCGATAAAACAGTTCTTCATATCCAATCCAACGGTGGCGTGTATGGCGGAAATGATTTTTCTTCTCAATACGTCAAAGGAATCTTTAACTTTATTGGCGTAAACGATGTTCAGCAATTATTCATTGAAGGAATCGACTACGCGCCAGAACGTGCCGATGAACTGATGGGTGAAGCACTAGAAAAAGCAGCAGCACTTGGTAAAAACTTTTAA
- a CDS encoding DNA-directed RNA polymerase subunit beta — MSSTRYIIVTLLKILVVISLVLILFVTGTMIGYGMVGGGNPMDVFNKDVWTHILDFLK; from the coding sequence ATGAGTTCGACACGCTATATAATAGTGACATTGTTGAAAATTTTAGTAGTTATTTCGTTGGTGCTTATTTTGTTCGTTACCGGTACGATGATTGGGTACGGAATGGTTGGCGGCGGGAATCCAATGGATGTTTTTAATAAAGACGTATGGACTCATATTCTCGACTTTCTTAAGTAA
- a CDS encoding guanylate kinase, translating to MTGAERVYPIFIIMGASGSGKTKITELAFPREEKLVSFTTRKKRWNEKNGVDYYFISREQFEQLIQEKKLIEYDLYDDNYYGVGRAEVMEKVTKHSVYNVLTLKGFEAIRAEFGEQVIPIFLDVSKENILKRLKKRSESMESIQKRSAIYEKDMEIKQQLQKYSNVHIIDGDREIQATVTELKAIIDHYENRSEQLF from the coding sequence ATGACTGGGGCAGAGCGTGTTTATCCAATATTTATTATTATGGGGGCAAGTGGTTCAGGCAAGACAAAGATTACAGAGCTGGCCTTTCCGAGGGAGGAGAAGCTGGTTTCTTTTACAACCAGAAAGAAACGTTGGAATGAAAAAAATGGTGTTGATTATTATTTTATCAGTCGAGAACAATTTGAACAGCTAATTCAAGAGAAGAAGCTAATAGAATATGACTTATATGACGATAACTACTATGGTGTTGGTCGAGCAGAGGTCATGGAAAAAGTGACGAAACATAGTGTATATAATGTATTGACCTTAAAGGGATTCGAAGCAATACGTGCGGAATTCGGAGAACAGGTTATTCCAATATTCTTAGATGTCTCCAAGGAAAATATTTTGAAGCGTTTAAAAAAGCGCAGTGAATCTATGGAATCCATACAGAAACGAAGTGCGATCTATGAAAAGGATATGGAAATCAAGCAACAGCTTCAGAAATATTCCAATGTCCATATTATTGATGGGGACCGAGAAATACAGGCAACAGTCACAGAGTTGAAAGCAATCATTGACCATTATGAAAATAGAAGTGAGCAGTTGTTCTGA
- the manA gene encoding mannose-6-phosphate isomerase, class I produces MNQPLFLKPVFQEKIWGGNRLHSVFGFDLPSDKIGEDWAISAHPHGVGTVINGEFAGKKLDELWTEHRELFGHATGDVFPLLIKILDAEDDLSVQVHPDDTYGLAHEGELGKTECWYIIDAEPGASIIYGHHAKTREELAEMIHEGKWDDLLTKVPVKKGDFFYVPSGTIHAIGKGIMILETQQSSDTTYRVYDYDRKDDNGNPRELHLQQSIDVTTVPAKAPVLEIQQQNQGQSTVVTYLKTEFFNVYEWLVKGSLKLKKGAPYTLATVIEGAGSLVIEKENPTQNDSYELKKGDSFILPTDIEKWRVEGDMTIIASEPGEKA; encoded by the coding sequence ATGAATCAACCACTGTTTTTAAAACCTGTTTTCCAAGAAAAAATTTGGGGAGGAAACCGTCTGCACTCTGTTTTTGGGTTCGATTTGCCAAGTGATAAGATTGGTGAAGATTGGGCGATAAGTGCGCATCCTCATGGTGTAGGGACTGTCATCAATGGTGAATTTGCCGGTAAGAAGCTCGATGAGCTTTGGACGGAGCATCGGGAGTTATTTGGTCATGCAACGGGGGATGTTTTCCCATTACTAATAAAAATTCTTGATGCTGAGGATGATCTGTCTGTTCAGGTCCATCCGGATGATACGTATGGACTGGCGCATGAGGGAGAGCTTGGAAAAACAGAATGTTGGTACATTATCGATGCTGAACCAGGTGCATCAATCATTTATGGGCATCACGCAAAAACACGTGAAGAGCTGGCTGAAATGATCCATGAAGGAAAATGGGACGATTTATTAACTAAAGTTCCTGTTAAAAAAGGCGACTTTTTCTATGTTCCAAGTGGGACGATCCATGCGATCGGTAAGGGAATCATGATTTTAGAAACGCAACAAAGCAGCGATACGACTTATAGAGTGTATGACTATGACCGTAAAGATGATAATGGAAATCCAAGAGAGCTGCATTTACAGCAATCAATTGATGTAACCACGGTTCCTGCCAAGGCGCCTGTTCTGGAGATCCAACAGCAGAATCAAGGGCAGTCTACAGTAGTGACTTACTTGAAAACAGAATTTTTCAATGTTTACGAATGGTTGGTAAAAGGATCATTGAAATTGAAAAAGGGTGCACCATACACTCTGGCAACGGTTATTGAAGGTGCCGGAAGTCTGGTGATCGAGAAGGAAAATCCAACACAAAACGATAGCTATGAGTTGAAGAAGGGCGATAGCTTCATTCTTCCAACGGATATCGAAAAATGGCGTGTGGAAGGGGATATGACAATTATTGCGTCAGAACCTGGTGAAAAAGCATAA